The following proteins come from a genomic window of Streptomyces sp. NBC_01716:
- a CDS encoding ATP-grasp domain-containing protein, with translation MTYLVMNRRPIIENLAEWFPRSKEGLVVVTDRSALRGIDTDRMANSFRAFEVTDDYGGKATERLVESLCQEHGVERILTTAEVDLVRSAELRGRLGLRGQNRASAVAYTDKHVMKTAAAMAGLPTAPMRTVHDAAELTAFADAYGLPVVLKELNGAAAIGMSVLKNDTDLARAARRWGQGGPGGVMLAESWIDGDVYHVNGLVARGSVLQSWPCRYLHTQWSSYHSAAPCISGMLHPDEPLFARLQNATAAVTAALPTASEVLPFHAEFFHSTDDTIILCEIACRAGGAGIIEMHERAFGLNLYHAGLKGQADRADDILWTGLNTRGGYGWFPPQAGVLRQLPSHCPLPRAVEYTTSGEVGRRYPGPRSAVDAVAQLHFDIAEDEDLLSVLREVDNWWTGAVRWT, from the coding sequence TTGACGTACCTGGTGATGAACCGACGGCCGATCATCGAGAATCTCGCCGAGTGGTTCCCCCGGTCCAAGGAAGGCTTGGTGGTGGTCACCGACCGTAGCGCGCTGCGGGGCATCGACACCGATCGGATGGCCAACTCCTTCCGGGCCTTCGAGGTGACTGACGACTACGGCGGCAAGGCGACGGAACGCCTAGTCGAATCGTTGTGCCAGGAACACGGCGTTGAGCGTATTCTCACCACCGCCGAGGTCGATCTGGTTCGCTCTGCGGAGCTGCGGGGACGTCTGGGCCTGCGCGGCCAGAACAGGGCCAGTGCCGTCGCGTACACCGACAAGCACGTGATGAAGACTGCGGCTGCCATGGCGGGACTTCCCACCGCCCCAATGCGTACTGTCCACGACGCCGCCGAACTGACGGCGTTCGCCGACGCGTACGGACTGCCCGTGGTCCTAAAGGAACTCAACGGGGCGGCGGCCATCGGTATGTCCGTGCTCAAGAACGACACCGACCTCGCCAGGGCCGCCAGGCGGTGGGGGCAGGGGGGTCCCGGAGGTGTCATGCTCGCTGAGTCGTGGATCGACGGCGACGTTTACCACGTGAATGGCCTGGTGGCCAGGGGCTCCGTCCTCCAGAGCTGGCCATGCCGCTACCTGCACACGCAATGGAGCAGCTATCACTCAGCGGCACCCTGCATCAGCGGGATGCTGCACCCGGACGAACCGCTGTTCGCCCGTCTGCAGAACGCCACGGCCGCCGTGACGGCCGCACTACCCACGGCATCAGAAGTCCTACCGTTCCACGCCGAGTTCTTTCACAGCACCGACGATACGATCATCCTGTGCGAGATTGCCTGCCGGGCCGGCGGCGCGGGAATCATCGAGATGCACGAGCGCGCCTTTGGCCTCAACCTCTACCACGCCGGCCTCAAGGGGCAGGCGGACCGAGCTGACGACATCCTATGGACCGGCCTCAACACTCGCGGCGGGTACGGCTGGTTTCCACCCCAGGCGGGTGTACTGCGGCAGTTGCCGTCCCACTGCCCGCTGCCCCGTGCGGTCGAGTACACCACCAGCGGGGAAGTGGGGCGCCGTTACCCCGGCCCACGCTCCGCCGTTGACGCCGTCGCACAACTCCACTTCGACATCGCCGAGGACGAGGACCTGCTGTCCGTCCTGCGGGAGGTGGACAACTGGTGGACCGGCGCCGTGCGTTGGACATGA
- a CDS encoding ATP-grasp domain-containing protein — protein sequence MSELIDDYRMLAGAVDILRRYWGGRQVILLANHFTHSTQLLIDEVTACGATLVGVVTRPRRAPEPRVPTWSCAERGIDLAPHEFEPFLGSPPDMLREWLDDIDPARSCVVLGSIWTTMSHLCGRPVHGWRRPEWVAWEDKVRIERLWADLGIPSPRHVVMSVDDPGLREQATALDGGRGVVMAIDSSQGVPGGGGRGLRWVRSSAEFDAALKLFTGRTRQVRIAEFVEGVPCSTQALALDTGIAVFEPAEEAMLRDPRFGEFRYCGTSTSWRPPDQVKAAIETYARDAGRRLDELTGYRGIFTVDGLLTDRGFLATELNPRGAGGLGFRPGWPEFPTYLFHRAVQENVPGIVDLPPESVQATFRDVIARHPSFSGTIPLGTGPVAADVVRPGTDTRAYTTKPSGATVRYRVGGQTVRVIDVAPSSADGTVGSVIAEFVGLLGHPGLVSFSDDSVRSTLTSADRATDGIRTARTRGAR from the coding sequence ATGTCTGAACTCATCGACGACTACCGGATGCTGGCCGGGGCGGTCGACATACTGCGCCGGTACTGGGGCGGCAGACAGGTGATCCTGCTGGCCAACCATTTCACTCACAGCACTCAACTACTCATCGACGAGGTCACCGCGTGTGGCGCCACCCTGGTCGGTGTCGTCACCCGACCGCGGCGGGCACCGGAGCCACGCGTGCCCACCTGGAGTTGCGCCGAGCGCGGTATCGACCTCGCCCCGCACGAGTTCGAACCCTTCCTGGGCAGCCCCCCAGACATGCTGAGGGAATGGTTGGACGACATCGACCCGGCCCGGTCCTGCGTTGTCCTCGGCAGCATCTGGACCACTATGTCCCACCTCTGCGGCCGACCCGTGCACGGGTGGCGCAGGCCCGAGTGGGTCGCGTGGGAGGACAAAGTCCGTATCGAGCGACTCTGGGCGGACCTTGGTATCCCCTCACCACGCCACGTGGTGATGTCTGTGGACGATCCGGGGCTGCGCGAACAAGCGACAGCGCTCGACGGCGGTCGAGGTGTGGTGATGGCCATCGACTCCAGCCAGGGGGTCCCCGGCGGTGGCGGCAGGGGACTCCGCTGGGTGAGAAGTTCCGCCGAATTTGATGCCGCACTGAAGTTGTTCACAGGCAGGACTCGGCAGGTACGGATCGCCGAGTTTGTCGAGGGCGTTCCATGCAGCACCCAGGCCCTCGCGCTCGACACCGGCATCGCCGTGTTTGAGCCGGCCGAGGAAGCGATGCTCCGCGATCCGCGCTTCGGCGAGTTCCGCTACTGCGGTACGTCCACCTCGTGGCGGCCTCCCGATCAGGTGAAGGCCGCCATCGAGACCTACGCGCGTGACGCGGGCCGCCGACTGGATGAACTGACCGGCTATCGCGGGATCTTCACCGTCGACGGGCTACTCACCGACCGGGGCTTCCTCGCCACTGAGCTGAATCCGCGAGGCGCTGGCGGTCTGGGATTCCGCCCTGGCTGGCCCGAGTTCCCCACCTATCTTTTTCACCGCGCCGTCCAGGAGAACGTGCCCGGGATTGTCGACCTCCCTCCCGAGTCGGTCCAGGCCACGTTCCGCGACGTCATCGCCCGCCATCCGTCCTTCTCGGGCACCATCCCCCTGGGCACCGGCCCGGTTGCGGCGGACGTGGTTCGGCCAGGGACGGACACACGGGCGTACACCACCAAGCCGAGTGGCGCGACCGTCCGGTATCGGGTGGGCGGGCAGACCGTCCGTGTGATCGACGTGGCACCCTCATCCGCCGATGGCACCGTGGGGTCGGTGATCGCGGAGTTCGTCGGCCTCCTCGGCCATCCGGGTCTGGTCAGCTTCAGCGATGACTCGGTCCGCTCCACCCTCACGTCCGCCGATAGGGCCACGGACGGGATACGCACTGCCAGGACGCGAGGTGCGCGTTGA
- a CDS encoding pyridoxal phosphate-dependent aminotransferase, which yields MTDSLQAAPNLALNEIVARRRAAGEPLIHLAFGEARLPVPAEVLDWLSTGARRTEYGPVAGDERVRSSLARYFDRRRLPTSPEQIVVAPGSKPLLMSLMAVVDGDVLLPSPSWVTYEPQARLFGRHVHRVPVPAEYGGAPDPSALRESIRTARRGGGNPRLLVLTLPDNPTGTLPPPEAIRQVSAVAEEEDLLIVSDEIYRDILHDPGLPFLSPAEEAPERTVICTGLSKSLGLGGWRIGAARFPVGRRGDLLRTRTVAVASEVWSTLAGPMQEVATRAFDEPKVITEHFLAGARLHGAVTRAVHTLVTTAGASCRAPQGGFYLYPDFEPVRESLDEHGVTDSVSLQRHLLDNLGVAVLGGHHFGDDPGALRFRIATSLLYGDDSAQRERALTAEAPLSTPHITLTLDQLAEAFDALTPRKGIHV from the coding sequence ATGACGGATAGTCTTCAGGCTGCGCCGAATCTGGCGCTGAATGAAATCGTCGCGCGGCGTCGGGCCGCGGGCGAGCCTCTAATACATCTCGCCTTCGGCGAGGCACGGTTACCTGTCCCGGCGGAGGTATTGGACTGGCTGAGCACCGGTGCCCGCCGAACCGAATACGGCCCCGTCGCCGGCGACGAGCGGGTCCGCTCCTCCCTCGCCCGCTATTTCGACCGGCGTCGGCTTCCCACCAGCCCCGAGCAGATCGTCGTCGCCCCGGGCAGCAAGCCGCTGCTCATGAGTCTCATGGCCGTCGTCGATGGAGATGTGCTGCTGCCGAGCCCGTCCTGGGTCACATACGAGCCACAGGCCCGGCTGTTCGGGCGGCATGTCCACCGTGTGCCGGTGCCGGCGGAATACGGCGGCGCCCCTGACCCCTCGGCCCTACGGGAGAGTATCCGCACCGCCCGTAGGGGCGGCGGCAACCCACGGCTGCTCGTGCTCACCCTTCCCGACAACCCCACCGGCACCCTTCCGCCCCCCGAGGCGATCCGCCAGGTGAGCGCCGTGGCTGAGGAGGAAGACCTGCTGATCGTCTCGGACGAGATCTACCGCGACATCCTCCACGACCCCGGCCTTCCCTTCCTCAGCCCGGCGGAGGAGGCCCCGGAACGCACCGTCATCTGCACCGGACTGAGCAAGAGCCTGGGGCTCGGCGGCTGGCGGATCGGCGCCGCCCGCTTCCCCGTTGGCAGGCGAGGCGACCTCCTACGCACCCGTACGGTCGCCGTGGCCAGTGAAGTCTGGTCCACGCTGGCCGGCCCCATGCAGGAGGTTGCCACCCGCGCCTTCGACGAGCCCAAGGTGATCACCGAACACTTCCTGGCCGGGGCGCGGCTGCACGGCGCCGTCACCCGCGCCGTACACACTCTGGTCACCACAGCGGGCGCGAGCTGCCGGGCCCCTCAGGGCGGCTTCTACCTGTATCCGGACTTCGAACCCGTACGCGAGAGTTTGGACGAGCACGGTGTGACGGACTCGGTGTCACTGCAGCGGCACCTGCTCGACAACCTGGGCGTGGCCGTCCTCGGCGGTCATCACTTCGGTGACGACCCCGGCGCCCTCCGCTTCCGGATCGCCACCAGTCTGCTGTACGGGGACGACAGCGCACAGCGCGAGCGGGCGCTGACCGCCGAAGCTCCGCTGTCCACACCACACATCACCCTGACGCTCGACCAACTGGCAGAAGCCTTCGACGCGTTGACGCCCCGGAAGGGGATCCATGTCTGA
- a CDS encoding KamA family radical SAM protein, with translation MNHTVPTATRPDTDSAGRFQAYGTHQLDQIAKRFGLTGDTLEAVRLVSLVLPFRVNEYVLRNLIDWDNVPDDPVFQLVFPQPGMLSPADEARLTEERRRADRRSLAMLVAGIRAQLNPHPGHQAELNVPHDERGALPGTQHKYRETLLYFPSSGQTCHAYCTYCFRWAQFVGEADLRFAASSPHRAVSYLRQHPEVSDVLVTGGDPMVMSASRLREHLEPLLDVAGVRTIRIGTKSVAYWPHRFVTDVDADGTLKLFEQVVRSGRTLAIMAHFSHSCELAPDVARRALARIRETGAVVYCQAPLIAHVNDDAGVWERMWRTELAVGAAPYYMFVARDTGPRDYFKVSLARAADIFSEAYRNLPGLARTVRGPVMSTTAGKVVVDGVERGPEGRFFQLRFLQARDPALVGRPFRAHYRADAAWLDELQPAPGTPADLAAAVTDPVPSGSHAPAGEES, from the coding sequence GTGAACCACACAGTCCCCACCGCCACCCGACCGGATACCGACAGCGCAGGACGATTCCAGGCCTACGGCACCCATCAGCTCGACCAGATCGCCAAGCGGTTCGGACTGACCGGGGACACGTTGGAAGCCGTACGGCTGGTTTCGCTGGTGCTGCCCTTCCGGGTCAACGAGTACGTCCTGCGCAACCTCATCGACTGGGACAATGTTCCGGACGACCCGGTTTTCCAACTGGTCTTCCCTCAGCCGGGAATGCTCTCGCCGGCCGATGAGGCCCGGCTCACCGAGGAACGCCGACGGGCCGACCGACGGTCGCTGGCCATGCTGGTCGCCGGCATCCGGGCCCAGCTCAACCCGCACCCCGGGCACCAGGCCGAGCTGAACGTGCCCCACGACGAGCGCGGCGCGCTGCCGGGGACCCAGCACAAGTACCGCGAAACCCTTCTGTACTTTCCCTCCAGCGGCCAGACCTGCCACGCATACTGCACTTACTGTTTCCGCTGGGCGCAGTTCGTCGGGGAGGCGGACCTGCGCTTCGCCGCGTCCAGCCCACACCGAGCCGTCAGCTATCTGAGGCAGCACCCCGAAGTGAGCGACGTCCTGGTGACAGGCGGCGATCCGATGGTGATGTCCGCGAGCAGGCTGCGCGAGCATCTGGAACCGCTGCTTGACGTGGCTGGGGTGCGCACCATCAGGATCGGGACCAAGTCGGTGGCGTACTGGCCGCACCGCTTCGTCACAGACGTGGACGCGGACGGCACCTTGAAGCTATTCGAGCAGGTGGTGCGCTCGGGTCGCACACTGGCGATCATGGCCCACTTCAGCCACAGCTGCGAACTCGCCCCCGACGTCGCCCGGCGGGCGCTCGCACGGATCCGAGAGACCGGGGCCGTCGTCTACTGCCAGGCGCCGCTGATCGCCCACGTCAATGACGACGCCGGGGTGTGGGAGCGGATGTGGCGGACCGAGCTTGCGGTGGGCGCGGCTCCGTACTACATGTTCGTCGCGCGTGACACCGGACCGCGTGACTACTTCAAGGTGTCGCTGGCGCGCGCGGCGGACATCTTCAGTGAGGCGTACCGGAACCTGCCGGGGCTCGCTCGCACCGTCCGTGGGCCCGTCATGTCCACCACGGCGGGCAAGGTCGTCGTCGACGGTGTCGAACGAGGCCCTGAAGGCCGTTTCTTTCAGCTCCGTTTCCTCCAAGCCCGCGATCCGGCCCTGGTAGGCAGGCCGTTCCGGGCTCACTACCGGGCGGACGCCGCCTGGCTGGACGAACTGCAGCCGGCTCCCGGCACCCCGGCCGACCTCGCCGCCGCCGTCACCGACCCCGTGCCGTCAGGCTCGCACGCACCCGCCGGGGAGGAATCATGA
- a CDS encoding 2OG-Fe(II) oxygenase, translating into MLNLAAFESATLRTLPYSWGNVGQVFATEEAAREVAASFPIGQARMRESKPAANKAYRMLSCPLVEGGERLDAVHRLDARWQDLVGELLSPSFTGALVTATELPLTETSLEVRASAYSTGCFLGPHTDRSDKMLSVILYLEPDWSPEDGGELSILRTDDPHDEAARIEPRLNTAALLVRSEGSWHQVLPVRAPRSGLRRSVLVHYWR; encoded by the coding sequence ATGCTGAATCTCGCCGCATTCGAATCGGCCACATTGCGCACGCTGCCCTACAGCTGGGGCAACGTCGGGCAAGTCTTCGCCACCGAGGAGGCTGCACGCGAAGTGGCCGCGTCCTTCCCGATCGGACAGGCCCGGATGCGCGAGTCGAAGCCGGCGGCGAACAAGGCATACCGAATGCTCTCCTGCCCGCTGGTCGAGGGCGGAGAGCGCTTGGACGCCGTGCACCGATTGGACGCCAGGTGGCAGGATCTGGTCGGCGAGCTGCTTTCCCCCTCCTTCACCGGAGCGTTGGTTACAGCGACCGAACTGCCCCTGACGGAGACCTCCCTGGAGGTCCGGGCCTCCGCCTACAGCACCGGCTGCTTCCTCGGCCCGCACACCGACCGGTCGGACAAGATGCTGTCCGTCATTCTCTACCTGGAACCGGACTGGTCACCAGAAGACGGCGGAGAACTGAGCATCCTGCGCACGGATGACCCACACGACGAGGCCGCCCGGATCGAGCCACGCCTCAACACCGCTGCTCTCCTTGTCCGTTCTGAAGGCTCCTGGCATCAAGTTCTCCCCGTGCGGGCCCCCCGGTCAGGCCTGCGCCGAAGCGTCCTCGTCCACTACTGGCGGTGA
- a CDS encoding pyridoxal phosphate-dependent aminotransferase, with translation MTAPPPTAGLSRHHEGRAPDWIDELFLGTTTGVRAQWRHRAGGTVNLANNEMHHPRVEELIVKAVRKLGSAHWNSYPDYAYERSRFAEIVGVPAERLLFTAGSDQTYLAVFRALARRGTHLLTQLPNYQQIFPYAELAGLTVRGVDYRPGTGFPLDTLLGAVARTPPGSLVTVSNPNGPTGAWWSTDELTTLVDACAERRCLLLIDEAYGAFAPETVLRRAVDWSHVLVVQSFSKGHGLAGARLAVCVCGSAEVADHIQRWNVSNPVSGPSLQVAAELALRREEFRAIHAELDSSRTRLREEVPDLVGGRAETSWGNFVPVRCPDRRSAAHTVEGLARRGFAIRHLERFGLPEHIRISTADLATTERLLRSLRETVHDVRGRHQAC, from the coding sequence ATGACTGCCCCGCCTCCCACCGCCGGGCTGTCCCGACACCACGAGGGCCGGGCGCCGGACTGGATCGATGAGCTGTTCCTCGGCACCACCACCGGCGTACGCGCGCAGTGGCGGCACCGGGCCGGCGGTACCGTCAATCTCGCGAACAACGAGATGCACCACCCACGGGTCGAGGAACTGATCGTCAAAGCGGTCCGCAAACTGGGTTCCGCCCACTGGAACTCCTACCCCGACTACGCGTACGAACGGTCGCGGTTCGCCGAGATCGTGGGCGTGCCTGCCGAACGGCTGCTGTTCACCGCGGGCTCCGACCAGACCTACCTGGCCGTTTTCCGTGCGCTCGCTCGCCGCGGCACCCACCTGCTTACCCAGCTTCCCAACTATCAGCAGATCTTCCCGTACGCGGAACTGGCGGGGCTCACTGTGCGAGGTGTCGATTACCGGCCGGGAACCGGCTTCCCTCTCGACACTCTCCTCGGCGCGGTTGCGCGTACTCCCCCCGGCAGCCTCGTGACCGTGTCGAACCCCAATGGTCCCACCGGCGCTTGGTGGTCGACCGACGAACTGACCACCCTCGTCGATGCGTGCGCCGAGCGGCGCTGTCTGCTCCTGATTGACGAGGCATACGGCGCCTTCGCACCAGAGACCGTGCTGCGCCGCGCGGTGGACTGGTCCCATGTCTTGGTCGTGCAGTCCTTCAGCAAGGGGCACGGACTCGCTGGCGCGCGCTTGGCCGTATGCGTGTGCGGCAGCGCCGAGGTCGCCGACCACATTCAGCGGTGGAACGTCTCCAACCCGGTCAGCGGCCCTTCCCTCCAAGTGGCAGCCGAACTCGCTCTTCGGCGAGAGGAATTCCGCGCCATTCATGCCGAACTGGATTCCTCCCGGACTCGGTTGCGCGAGGAGGTGCCCGACCTCGTCGGAGGCAGGGCCGAGACATCATGGGGAAACTTCGTGCCGGTGCGCTGCCCGGACCGGCGGAGCGCCGCCCACACAGTCGAAGGACTGGCCAGGCGAGGATTCGCGATCCGCCACCTCGAACGGTTCGGACTACCCGAGCACATCCGGATCTCCACCGCCGACCTGGCCACCACCGAGCGTCTGCTGAGGTCCTTGCGGGAGACCGTCCACGACGTGCGGGGGAGGCACCAGGCGTGCTGA
- a CDS encoding B12-binding domain-containing radical SAM protein yields the protein MKILVLWPPQVPSYFNAGHHLTVFNVASHLRTVFPSASVRAVDAAALNVTWKALGDLLMEQHDVVALANDFDSIDSLHRTVRYTRELAPRANIVTFGRLSSQLPEFFQRFDLDAVVGAGDPETGVEDFVRAAADEAHTAASVWSRVAGQWRAPVAPPRLLSADELPLPDVTEIPYGAYEQMYADDTARFCGIPQRRELVVPVARGCPVGCDFCDIPGREGRTERRQPIDRLIEFIESATRELDFEYVSMYAPTFTLRRAWSFDFCDAYEKSAIGLPWKCTTTLHHLSDELVGRMGETGCVRISVGLETLESSGHAALPRAKHIEQERFRTTAEACEKAGVELNCFVILGLPGTSTEGVENTIKAVREVNGRVRPTIYTDFGRMSAAMDEASIASFNRQLFQPDQCPPDAEHYYRVLFDPLAPITPVSEKIPRRTPK from the coding sequence ATGAAGATCCTCGTACTGTGGCCGCCCCAGGTGCCCAGTTACTTCAACGCCGGTCATCATCTGACCGTCTTCAACGTTGCCAGTCATCTACGTACCGTCTTCCCGTCCGCGAGCGTCCGCGCCGTCGACGCGGCTGCCCTCAACGTCACCTGGAAAGCACTCGGTGACTTACTGATGGAGCAGCATGACGTCGTGGCTCTGGCCAACGACTTCGACTCCATCGACTCCCTGCACCGCACTGTGCGGTACACCAGGGAACTGGCGCCGAGGGCGAACATAGTCACCTTTGGCCGGCTGAGTTCGCAACTACCCGAGTTCTTCCAGCGGTTCGACCTCGACGCAGTCGTCGGGGCGGGCGATCCGGAGACGGGTGTCGAGGACTTCGTCCGGGCAGCGGCTGACGAGGCGCACACCGCCGCATCCGTCTGGTCTCGTGTGGCGGGCCAATGGCGGGCCCCTGTCGCTCCTCCCCGGCTGCTCTCCGCCGACGAACTGCCGCTTCCCGACGTGACAGAGATCCCTTACGGGGCCTACGAGCAGATGTACGCCGACGACACAGCCCGCTTCTGTGGAATTCCCCAGCGGCGGGAGCTTGTCGTCCCCGTCGCACGCGGCTGCCCGGTCGGCTGCGACTTCTGCGACATCCCCGGCCGCGAGGGCAGGACCGAGCGGCGCCAGCCGATCGACCGGCTCATCGAGTTCATTGAGAGTGCGACTCGGGAACTCGACTTTGAGTACGTGTCGATGTACGCCCCGACGTTCACCCTGCGTCGAGCCTGGTCCTTCGACTTCTGCGACGCGTACGAAAAGTCCGCGATCGGTCTGCCGTGGAAGTGCACCACGACCCTGCATCACCTCAGCGATGAGCTGGTGGGCAGGATGGGCGAGACGGGCTGCGTACGCATCAGCGTAGGTCTCGAAACACTGGAATCCTCAGGACATGCCGCCCTGCCGCGCGCCAAACACATCGAGCAGGAGCGCTTCCGGACCACGGCGGAGGCATGCGAGAAGGCCGGCGTCGAGCTGAACTGTTTTGTCATTCTCGGCCTCCCCGGCACGTCCACCGAAGGGGTGGAGAACACCATCAAGGCCGTACGCGAGGTCAACGGGCGGGTCAGGCCCACGATCTACACCGACTTCGGGCGGATGAGCGCGGCCATGGATGAGGCGTCGATCGCTTCCTTCAACCGCCAGCTCTTTCAGCCCGACCAGTGCCCACCGGACGCCGAACACTACTACCGCGTCCTGTTCGACCCGCTCGCGCCGATCACCCCCGTCTCCGAGAAGATCCCTCGGAGGACGCCGAAATGA
- a CDS encoding tyrosine-protein phosphatase translates to MRPGSVFRTGWTLLAGCPDADAQLAPRRWSVDLRSSPERELLTEGARRRLAHVPVDMPGVAARLRGRPTSDNYVSLYQDMARSCGTEIAAVIRVTADRLSQGVVLGCSLGKDRTGVVVALLLKLLGLPVRDILTADTAALETASGCTPAVDAYARQRGINGAELIRRMRLGTPALEPLLVMVDERYGGVEPYLREHGVSGTDTTTLRRGLLV, encoded by the coding sequence TTGCGCCCCGGATCGGTCTTCCGTACGGGCTGGACACTGCTGGCAGGCTGCCCGGACGCCGATGCCCAACTGGCCCCCAGACGCTGGTCCGTGGATCTGCGCAGCAGCCCCGAGCGGGAGCTGTTGACGGAGGGCGCCAGGCGGCGACTGGCTCATGTGCCCGTCGACATGCCGGGCGTCGCGGCCCGGCTGAGGGGCCGTCCCACGTCCGACAACTACGTGTCGCTGTACCAGGACATGGCCCGGAGCTGCGGCACGGAGATCGCCGCGGTCATCAGAGTCACGGCGGACCGACTGTCTCAGGGCGTCGTCTTGGGCTGCTCGCTGGGCAAGGACCGAACGGGGGTGGTAGTCGCGCTTCTCCTGAAGCTGCTCGGCCTGCCGGTACGCGACATCCTCACCGCCGACACCGCAGCACTGGAGACGGCAAGCGGTTGCACCCCCGCCGTTGACGCGTACGCGCGGCAGCGAGGCATCAACGGGGCCGAGTTGATCCGCCGTATGAGGCTGGGAACTCCCGCCCTTGAGCCGCTGTTGGTGATGGTGGACGAGCGTTACGGCGGTGTTGAGCCGTACCTGCGGGAGCACGGTGTCTCCGGTACGGATACGACGACTCTTCGGCGGGGCCTGCTCGTATGA
- a CDS encoding 2OG-Fe(II) oxygenase — MLNTQAEFEHITDPFAIHLAQNALAVESVQSLYENAPRDGYKRVVVTDPNHDKQYAMNLLSLQKGGEKIPAVTDSLSPQWEQLLEELRGDKFVGWLERGTGIKLRHLAAEIGIYIHDPGDFISVHKDKTDKALTAILYLTPYWPEDGGGQYEVRNSPDPVEEPARRISPRAGQFLAFPPSEKSWHSVSEVTAGDEVKRITVQLEFWLEGGGQRSD, encoded by the coding sequence ATGCTCAATACGCAGGCGGAGTTCGAGCACATCACTGATCCTTTCGCTATCCATCTCGCGCAGAATGCTCTCGCGGTGGAAAGTGTGCAGTCCCTCTACGAGAACGCGCCGAGGGACGGATACAAGCGGGTGGTGGTAACAGATCCGAACCATGACAAGCAGTACGCAATGAATCTGCTTTCGTTACAGAAGGGTGGAGAAAAGATTCCGGCAGTTACCGACTCGCTTTCCCCGCAGTGGGAGCAACTGCTTGAGGAGTTGCGTGGGGACAAGTTCGTTGGTTGGCTCGAACGCGGGACGGGTATCAAGCTGCGGCATCTCGCAGCCGAGATCGGGATTTACATTCACGACCCTGGTGACTTCATATCGGTCCACAAGGACAAGACCGACAAGGCGCTGACAGCCATCCTCTACCTCACGCCGTACTGGCCCGAGGATGGCGGCGGCCAGTACGAGGTGCGGAATTCTCCGGACCCTGTGGAAGAGCCCGCGCGTCGTATCTCTCCACGTGCTGGTCAATTTCTCGCCTTCCCGCCCAGCGAGAAGTCCTGGCACTCGGTGTCCGAGGTGACCGCCGGCGACGAGGTCAAACGCATCACCGTACAGCTGGAGTTCTGGCTGGAGGGCGGCGGCCAGCGGTCCGATTGA
- a CDS encoding formyltransferase family protein has translation MSPYFLLTENTLHAAYLVTDWLAEFGTKESFHGVVLRDDPLPKAVRIARDNFHRTYQGERSLDEGAWERLYQLYPDLSETERTMIRDFGVPRHTVTQDPDTVFLGRNLNSEAARKWLDTQCAGPSRPFLFVFLDRILAPWWIEMTESRIINAHSAVLPHARGTFAIEQTALLQDPTLFRAAAGATAHFVDTGVDTGPVVRAVTFTDPFTFESIWSCKGHSFMLAFNVLRAVAHDMTEGRDTTYAGVVPAPSPHGSPEFRRDAFTPERQAASEAAYAAMRAAAQKSAPSGARKNPIGSS, from the coding sequence TTGTCTCCCTACTTCCTGCTCACCGAGAACACCCTCCACGCCGCCTATCTGGTCACCGACTGGCTTGCCGAGTTCGGCACCAAAGAGAGCTTCCATGGGGTTGTCCTACGGGACGATCCACTGCCGAAGGCCGTCAGGATAGCCCGGGACAACTTCCACCGGACGTATCAGGGCGAACGGTCTCTGGATGAGGGCGCGTGGGAGCGTCTGTACCAGCTGTATCCCGATCTGAGCGAGACCGAACGGACCATGATCAGGGACTTCGGAGTCCCAAGACATACGGTGACCCAGGATCCGGACACTGTTTTCCTGGGCAGGAATCTCAACAGTGAGGCTGCCAGGAAGTGGCTCGACACGCAGTGCGCAGGTCCGAGTAGACCGTTCCTCTTCGTGTTCCTCGACAGGATCCTGGCTCCGTGGTGGATTGAGATGACGGAATCCCGCATCATCAACGCCCATTCCGCTGTGCTGCCCCACGCCAGAGGGACCTTCGCGATAGAGCAGACCGCGCTTCTGCAGGACCCCACGCTGTTCCGAGCCGCCGCCGGAGCGACGGCCCACTTCGTCGACACCGGGGTCGATACCGGGCCCGTAGTGCGCGCCGTGACGTTCACTGATCCGTTCACCTTCGAATCCATCTGGAGCTGCAAGGGGCACTCCTTCATGCTGGCCTTCAACGTCCTGAGGGCAGTGGCGCACGACATGACTGAAGGCCGCGACACCACATACGCGGGTGTCGTCCCCGCACCATCTCCGCACGGCTCCCCCGAGTTCAGGCGCGACGCCTTCACACCGGAACGGCAGGCCGCCTCGGAAGCCGCCTACGCAGCCATGCGAGCTGCCGCACAGAAATCGGCTCCGTCCGGGGCCAGGAAGAATCCGATCGGGTCATCGTGA